From the Endozoicomonas sp. Mp262 genome, the window TTATCAATGGCTGTCTCTCATGGCTTATCCATTCCAAAAAAGTCGTAAGCATCTTTGTGCAAACAGTTTAATTACTACGATTTCTGAAAGTTATGAGCAAATTCCAGATGTCCGACCAAACAAGGATTCCAGAAAAATAACAATACATGATGCCTCCATGTCCGCTTTTGCCATGATGCATCTCAAGTACCCATCGCTCCTCTCGTTTGAGCGTGATAAAACAGAGCAAGAAGTAAGGCATAACCTTGAGCACCTGTATCAGATAAAAAAACGTGCTCCCTGTGATACCAGTATGCGGGAAATCCTGGATCCAATAGATCCCGTAGAGTTCAAAAAGCCTTTTAAGACATTGCTGTCTAACGTCCAAAGGGGCGGATTACTGAAGGCATTCGAATTTCACTGCGGGAACTTGAAAAATCACTACTTGCTCCCGATCGATGGAACTGGGCTATTTTACTCCTGCAATAATAAAAAACCTTGTCAGGAGTGCTGTACTAAAAATAAGGGAAAGGCCAACGAAGCTCACTACCACCAGTTAATGGCAGCATGCATTGCTCACCCGGATCAAAAAACAGTCTTGCCATTGGCACCGGAAGCCATAGTTTGCCAGGACGGTTCGACCAAAAATGACTGTGAAAAAAATGCCATTAAACGGTTGTTTGCCACCATACGAGAGCATCACCCACGTCTAAAGTTCGTTATTCTTCTGGACAGTCTTTATGCTGACAACCCCACTGTCCAACTGATTAAGAGTTATGGCTGGCATTACATCATTGTCGCGAAAGATGGCAACCATGCCTCGCTGGTTGAAGCGATGGATGAGCTGGATAAAGAAGGAAAAGTTCACCGTGCTGAAAAAG encodes:
- a CDS encoding transposase, which gives rise to MAYPFQKSRKHLCANSLITTISESYEQIPDVRPNKDSRKITIHDASMSAFAMMHLKYPSLLSFERDKTEQEVRHNLEHLYQIKKRAPCDTSMREILDPIDPVEFKKPFKTLLSNVQRGGLLKAFEFHCGNLKNHYLLPIDGTGLFYSCNNKKPCQECCTKNKGKANEAHYHQLMAACIAHPDQKTVLPLAPEAIVCQDGSTKNDCEKNAIKRLFATIREHHPRLKFVILLDSLYADNPTVQLIKSYGWHYIIVAKDGNHASLVEAMDELDKEGKVHRAEKVNEETGIKWWFRYANDVRLNKAKYAEQVNVLDFVETDKKGKQHIWCWVTDIPLNEETIEPVMKGGRCRWHIENQTFNTLKNQGYDLEHNYGHGEKHLATNLAYLTMLAFLVDQIQELCCPQFQEALRTRSKGVRIALWKWIQGYFLHWLIKTWEGLFYTVTHGIEEKRVIPFDTS